In Nostoc sp. GT001, a genomic segment contains:
- a CDS encoding helix-turn-helix transcriptional regulator, with protein MDGREFYSSLIRLHILHHAVQEQIFGLGIIEELARHGYKLSAGTLYPMLHDMERKGYLYSVEERSGRQSRRLYRATDLGKMTLEDAKEKVRELFGELFEE; from the coding sequence ATGGATGGAAGAGAGTTCTACTCAAGCTTGATTCGGCTTCACATTCTGCATCATGCAGTTCAGGAGCAAATTTTTGGGCTAGGTATTATTGAAGAACTGGCACGTCACGGCTATAAACTCAGTGCCGGAACACTCTATCCAATGTTGCATGATATGGAGCGCAAGGGATATCTATATTCTGTTGAGGAGAGATCGGGGCGGCAAAGCCGACGACTCTATCGAGCTACCGATTTAGGAAAAATGACCCTAGAGGATGCTAAAGAAAAGGTACGGGAATTATTTGGCGAATTGTTCGAGGAATAG
- the surE gene encoding 5'/3'-nucleotidase SurE, producing MKLLISNDDGISALGIRTLANYLAEAGHDVSVVCPDRERSATGHGLTLHQPIRAEIVEGIFHPAIKAWACDGTPSDCVKLALWALLETPPDLVLSGINQGANLGTEILYSGTVSAAMEGLIEGIPSVALSLISHTSKDFQAAAKFATVLVDQLAQKPLPDLMLLNVNIPAVKWEEIAGVALTRQGLRHYIDVFNKRVDPRGKTYYWLTGEVIEDVEPPTGSNLPQNVPLDVHVVRKNYISITPLQYNLTYATGLEKLSEWEFNFPGII from the coding sequence ATGAAATTACTAATTAGCAACGATGATGGCATTTCTGCCCTAGGGATTCGTACCCTAGCCAACTACTTGGCAGAGGCCGGTCATGATGTGAGTGTAGTTTGCCCAGATCGAGAGCGATCGGCAACTGGACACGGGTTAACTTTACACCAACCCATTCGGGCCGAAATTGTTGAAGGGATTTTTCATCCTGCTATCAAAGCTTGGGCTTGCGATGGTACGCCTTCAGATTGCGTCAAATTGGCGCTGTGGGCTTTGCTGGAAACTCCCCCGGATTTGGTTCTCTCTGGTATTAATCAAGGTGCGAATTTGGGAACTGAAATCTTGTATTCTGGCACTGTTTCTGCGGCAATGGAAGGTTTAATTGAAGGCATTCCCAGTGTAGCGCTGAGTCTTATAAGTCATACATCTAAAGACTTTCAAGCTGCTGCTAAGTTTGCCACAGTTCTTGTAGACCAGCTAGCCCAAAAACCACTGCCAGATTTAATGTTACTCAACGTCAATATTCCTGCGGTCAAATGGGAAGAAATTGCCGGAGTTGCTCTCACCCGTCAAGGCCTACGGCATTACATTGATGTGTTTAATAAACGAGTCGATCCTCGTGGAAAAACGTACTACTGGTTAACCGGAGAGGTAATTGAGGATGTAGAACCCCCAACCGGATCAAATCTGCCTCAAAATGTACCGTTAGATGTGCATGTTGTACGTAAAAACTACATCAGTATTACCCCGTTACAATACAATCTTACCTACGCAACTGGATTAGAGAAATTATCGGAGTGGGAATTCAATTTTCCTGGAATCATTTGA
- a CDS encoding IS1 family transposase (programmed frameshift): MECPRCGSSHIRKNGNKRGKQNHICCNCDRQFIDRYEPPQGYSDEVKRECLKMYVNGMGFRGIERVKGVHHTTLITWVKLVGELLPDVYDPETIPEVGELDELETFVGKKNKVWLWTAVNHFTQGILAWVLGDHSAETFRPLWDIVGTWQCYFYVTDGWLVYPGFIPEGDQIVSKTYMTRVEGENTRLRHYLARLHRKTLCYSKSAQMLKYSIRLLLHYLKFWDVPVSV, from the exons ATGGAATGTCCGCGTTGTGGGTCGTCTCATATCCGTAAGAACGGAAATAAAAGAGGTAAACAGAATCACATTTGCTGTAATTGCGATCGCCAATTTATTGATCGGTACGAACCACCTCAAGGATACAGTGATGAAGTGAAACGGGAATGCCTGAAAATGTACGTTAATGGTATGGGATTTCGTGGCATTGAACGGGTCAAAGGTGTGCATCACACGACATTGATTACTTGGGTAAAACTTGTAGGAGAACTGCTACCTGATGTTTATGATCCAGAGACAATTCCAGAAGTTGGCGAACTCGATGAACTAGAAACGTTCGTCGGC AAAAAAAACAAAGTTTGGCTTTGGACAGCAGTGAACCACTTCACACAAGGTATTTTAGCGTGGGTTTTGGGCGACCATAGCGCCGAAACTTTTCGACCGTTATGGGATATTGTAGGTACTTGGCAGTGCTATTTCTATGTCACGGATGGATGGTTGGTCTATCCAGGCTTTATTCCAGAGGGCGACCAGATTGTGAGCAAGACTTACATGACACGAGTTGAGGGGGAAAACACCCGGTTGCGCCACTATCTCGCTCGATTGCATCGAAAAACGCTATGTTATTCCAAATCAGCACAAATGCTGAAATACTCGATTCGATTGCTACTTCACTATCTCAAGTTTTGGGATGTTCCAGTTTCAGTATGA
- a CDS encoding GNAT family N-acetyltransferase, whose amino-acid sequence MNEELKHRFYINTDKSKLDIQMIHDFLQTSYWAENIPLATVEKSISNSLCFGLYEDNQQVGFARVITDYATSALLKDVFILEPYRGQGLGKWFVEYILEYPELQDVQRWLLGTGNTSNTNSVLPWIVKYNVIIHNKTAQIW is encoded by the coding sequence ATGAATGAAGAATTAAAACATCGATTTTACATCAACACCGATAAATCTAAATTAGATATTCAAATGATTCATGATTTTTTACAAACTTCCTATTGGGCTGAAAATATTCCGTTAGCCACGGTGGAAAAGTCAATAAGCAATTCCTTATGTTTTGGACTTTATGAAGATAATCAACAAGTTGGCTTTGCACGAGTCATCACTGATTATGCAACTTCTGCGTTATTAAAAGATGTTTTTATTTTAGAGCCTTATCGAGGACAGGGTTTAGGAAAATGGTTTGTAGAATACATTTTAGAATATCCAGAATTGCAAGACGTTCAAAGGTGGTTGTTAGGCACTGGCAACACGAGTAATACTAATTCCGTCTTACCTTGGATAGTAAAATATAATGTAATCATTCACAACAAAACTGCGCAGATTTGGTAA
- a CDS encoding type II toxin-antitoxin system ParD family antitoxin, producing the protein MYIQIKPELEQFIQAQVASGRFTNADDVINEAFKLLQEREQRLEELRQKISVGTEQIAQGQVTDGEVVFARLQEKIRLISEESYE; encoded by the coding sequence ATGTACATCCAAATTAAACCAGAACTAGAGCAATTTATTCAGGCACAGGTTGCAAGTGGTAGATTTACTAATGCAGATGATGTCATCAATGAAGCCTTTAAACTGTTACAAGAAAGAGAGCAGCGACTTGAAGAATTACGGCAAAAAATTTCTGTAGGAACTGAACAAATTGCTCAGGGACAAGTAACTGACGGCGAAGTTGTATTTGCCAGATTACAAGAAAAAATTCGTCTAATTTCTGAGGAGTCCTATGAATGA
- a CDS encoding type II toxin-antitoxin system RelE/ParE family toxin: MSNYSFSDAAIQDLDEICEYIARSNPKAASKLFDDIRSKCKLVASFPNMGKSYGRLLPNLRSFVVNDYIIFYYPR, translated from the coding sequence ATGAGTAATTATTCATTTTCAGATGCAGCAATTCAAGATTTAGATGAAATTTGTGAATATATTGCTCGGAGTAACCCAAAAGCAGCCAGTAAGCTTTTTGATGACATTCGCTCAAAATGTAAATTAGTAGCGAGTTTCCCTAATATGGGAAAAAGCTATGGAAGGCTTTTACCAAATCTGCGCAGTTTTGTTGTGAATGATTACATTATATTTTACTATCCAAGGTAA
- a CDS encoding ATP-dependent DNA helicase RecQ, whose translation MNQPTTKSWQEVLAAFKQIWGYEDFRPPQGEIVSSLLAQKDALIIMPTGGGKSICFQLPALLQTGLTLVVSPLVALMENQVQELLQSHQKAALLHSELSSSQRRATLQALERQQLRLLYLSPETLLSVPVWERLCQPQLQVNGLILDEAHCLVQWGDTFRPAYRRLGAVRPALLKSKPPGTKISIAAFTATADPSAQKIIQTVLQLQQPEIFRLNPYRPNLHPSVRIAWTPRGRKQQLLKFIQNRPQQSGLVYVRTRRDSEDLAQWLAEMGYATASYHAGLGATERREVEASWLSGKMPFVVCTCAFGMGINKSDVRWVAHFHAPHLLSEYVQEIGRAGRDGKPAEALTLISEPTGWLDSGDKQRQEFFQEQMRSQQQIAQQLVKKLPKQGEVNAVTRQFPEGATALALLHSNGQLNWLDPFHYSIGQKAENQPPTQLHAVKQMQQYLTTKQCRWQFLLNAFGFDKEAANLRCGHCDNCRQ comes from the coding sequence ATGAATCAGCCTACAACAAAATCTTGGCAAGAAGTCCTCGCTGCTTTCAAACAAATCTGGGGTTATGAAGATTTCCGTCCACCACAGGGAGAAATTGTCAGCAGTTTATTGGCACAGAAAGATGCGCTGATTATTATGCCCACAGGTGGCGGTAAGTCGATTTGTTTTCAACTTCCTGCACTGCTACAAACAGGATTAACTTTGGTAGTTTCGCCCTTGGTGGCGTTGATGGAAAACCAAGTTCAGGAATTACTACAAAGTCACCAAAAAGCAGCACTTTTACATAGTGAATTATCTTCATCTCAACGCCGTGCAACTCTGCAAGCTTTAGAACGTCAACAGCTAAGATTACTTTATTTATCGCCCGAAACTTTGCTAAGCGTCCCAGTGTGGGAAAGATTATGCCAGCCGCAATTGCAAGTTAATGGTTTGATTTTAGATGAAGCTCATTGTTTAGTGCAGTGGGGTGATACTTTTCGTCCAGCTTATCGCAGATTAGGGGCGGTGCGTCCGGCATTGCTCAAATCAAAACCACCAGGAACAAAAATCAGTATCGCCGCTTTTACTGCTACTGCTGACCCCTCAGCCCAAAAAATTATTCAAACAGTTTTACAATTACAGCAACCAGAGATTTTCCGCTTGAATCCTTACCGTCCGAACTTGCATCCCAGCGTTCGCATCGCTTGGACACCACGAGGTAGAAAACAACAATTATTAAAGTTTATTCAAAATAGACCGCAACAATCGGGGTTAGTTTATGTTCGCACTCGGAGAGATAGTGAAGATTTAGCCCAATGGTTAGCAGAGATGGGTTACGCTACAGCTAGCTATCATGCAGGATTGGGTGCAACAGAACGGCGTGAAGTAGAAGCAAGCTGGTTAAGTGGTAAAATGCCTTTTGTCGTTTGCACCTGTGCGTTTGGCATGGGGATAAATAAAAGTGATGTTCGCTGGGTGGCCCACTTTCACGCGCCGCATTTGTTATCTGAATATGTGCAAGAAATTGGCCGCGCTGGAAGGGATGGGAAACCAGCAGAAGCGTTGACATTGATAAGTGAACCTACAGGGTGGTTAGATTCAGGGGATAAGCAAAGACAGGAGTTTTTTCAAGAACAAATGCGATCGCAACAACAAATAGCGCAGCAACTTGTGAAAAAATTACCAAAACAGGGAGAAGTGAATGCTGTAACTCGACAATTTCCCGAAGGTGCAACGGCGCTAGCTTTACTCCATAGCAACGGTCAGCTAAACTGGCTTGATCCTTTCCATTACAGTATTGGGCAAAAAGCCGAAAATCAGCCACCGACGCAATTACACGCTGTTAAACAGATGCAGCAATACCTAACAACTAAGCAGTGTCGTTGGCAGTTTTTGTTAAATGCCTTTGGTTTTGACAAAGAAGCAGCTAACCTGCGTTGCGGACATTGCGACAATTGCCGTCAATGA
- a CDS encoding sulfur transferase domain-containing protein, with the protein MSDVKKVSDEFSPGGQPTPETLKQLADEGYKSVVNLRSLDETGALADEQQQAKAAGLEYVNVPLKTNSANDNLTATVLSELEELPTPIYFHCGAGGRASALALIAFATQQKLNREQVLARAKELDINPDQPHLQKFLENL; encoded by the coding sequence ATGAGTGATGTCAAGAAAGTGAGCGATGAATTTTCGCCAGGTGGACAGCCAACCCCAGAGACACTAAAACAGCTTGCTGATGAAGGGTATAAGTCTGTGGTGAATCTGCGATCGCTTGATGAAACTGGAGCGTTAGCAGACGAACAGCAACAAGCAAAAGCCGCAGGTCTTGAATATGTCAATGTTCCACTCAAGACAAATTCAGCCAACGACAACTTGACTGCAACAGTTCTCTCAGAACTAGAGGAATTGCCGACTCCTATATATTTTCATTGTGGTGCGGGTGGACGAGCCAGCGCCTTAGCGCTCATTGCCTTTGCAACTCAACAAAAGCTGAACCGTGAACAGGTTTTAGCAAGAGCAAAAGAACTTGATATCAACCCAGATCAACCTCATCTCCAGAAGTTTTTAGAAAACCTCTAG
- a CDS encoding S9 family peptidase yields MSSAQAPSLAPLIPREILFGNPEKTSPQLSPDGKYLAYIAPDEKNVLQVWLRTIGQEDDQILTADKKRGIRIFFWTYNADQLIYMQDSDGDENFHLHLVNIHSKIVRDLTPFQGVKAELVELEPKFPDQALVALNLNNPQKFDVYRINLKNGAVEFDTDNPGNIISWTSDADFQVRAAIASTPDGGYDLLLRETTDKEWDVLRHWGLEEQGNSVSFSADGKTLYIEGSHDANAQRLLAVDLDTREETAIAQDEQYDVMGIVIQPVTRVIQAVSFYKDKQEWQVIDESIAADFEEIAKVRSGEFSLISRDLEDKNWLLAYNTDDGPVYYYAYNRESKTSTFLFSNKPKLEGLQLASMQPISYEARDGLTIHAYLTTPVGILSQNLPTILLVHGGPWMRDTWGLDPEAQWLANRGYAVLQVNFRGSTGYGKAFLNAGNREWAAKMHDDLIDAVNWLVEQGISDPQKIAIMGGSYGGYATLVGLTFTPEVFAAGVDIVGPSNLITLIGTIPPYWEPLKAMLYHRVGNLEIEEEFLKSRSPLFFADRIQKPLLIGQGANDPRVKQSESDQIVNAMQQAGLPVKYALYTDEGHGFARPENRLHFFAIAEEFLAKYLGGRFEPLADIPGHSGIVN; encoded by the coding sequence ATGTCATCTGCTCAAGCGCCCTCTCTAGCACCGTTGATTCCGCGCGAAATTCTGTTTGGGAATCCCGAAAAAACTAGCCCACAACTCTCGCCTGATGGTAAGTACTTGGCATATATCGCCCCTGATGAGAAAAATGTCTTGCAGGTATGGTTGCGAACTATAGGACAAGAAGACGACCAAATACTAACTGCTGACAAAAAGCGCGGTATCCGCATTTTCTTCTGGACTTATAACGCCGACCAGTTGATTTATATGCAAGACTCGGATGGTGACGAGAACTTTCACCTCCACTTGGTTAATATCCACTCCAAGATTGTGCGTGACTTAACGCCATTCCAAGGTGTAAAAGCCGAACTTGTGGAACTGGAACCTAAATTTCCAGATCAAGCACTCGTAGCGTTGAACTTGAACAATCCCCAAAAGTTTGACGTTTATCGCATCAATCTAAAAAATGGTGCGGTTGAGTTCGACACCGATAACCCCGGTAACATTATCAGTTGGACATCTGACGCTGATTTCCAAGTACGTGCAGCAATAGCTAGTACTCCTGATGGTGGTTACGATTTGTTATTACGGGAAACTACGGATAAAGAGTGGGATGTTCTCCGTCACTGGGGACTAGAAGAACAAGGGAATTCTGTTAGCTTCTCGGCTGATGGCAAAACACTTTATATTGAAGGCAGTCATGATGCTAACGCCCAACGTCTGCTAGCTGTTGACTTAGATACCCGTGAAGAAACAGCGATCGCCCAAGATGAGCAGTATGATGTTATGGGGATAGTCATTCAGCCTGTAACACGAGTTATCCAAGCAGTTTCTTTCTACAAAGACAAACAGGAATGGCAGGTAATTGACGAAAGTATCGCCGCTGATTTTGAAGAAATTGCCAAGGTACGTTCTGGGGAGTTTTCTTTAATTAGCCGCGATTTGGAAGATAAAAACTGGCTATTAGCTTACAACACAGACGATGGTCCAGTTTATTACTATGCCTATAACCGAGAATCGAAAACTAGCACTTTCCTCTTTAGCAACAAACCCAAACTCGAAGGTTTGCAGTTAGCATCAATGCAACCGATTTCCTACGAGGCACGGGATGGTTTAACTATCCACGCTTACCTCACAACCCCTGTGGGAATACTTAGCCAGAATCTACCAACAATACTCCTGGTTCACGGCGGTCCTTGGATGCGGGATACCTGGGGTTTAGATCCGGAAGCGCAATGGTTAGCTAACCGGGGTTACGCTGTTCTGCAAGTAAACTTTCGTGGTTCCACTGGCTACGGCAAAGCATTTTTGAATGCTGGAAATCGGGAATGGGCTGCTAAAATGCACGACGATTTGATTGATGCTGTTAACTGGCTAGTGGAACAAGGTATTTCTGACCCGCAAAAGATTGCGATTATGGGCGGCTCTTATGGCGGTTATGCCACCCTAGTGGGGTTAACTTTTACACCAGAAGTTTTTGCCGCTGGTGTGGATATTGTCGGGCCGAGTAACCTAATTACGCTGATAGGAACTATACCGCCTTATTGGGAACCATTGAAGGCAATGCTTTACCATCGTGTCGGTAACTTGGAGATAGAAGAGGAGTTTTTGAAATCGCGATCGCCTTTATTTTTCGCTGACCGAATTCAAAAACCTTTACTTATCGGTCAAGGTGCAAATGATCCGCGAGTGAAACAATCAGAAAGTGATCAAATTGTCAACGCAATGCAGCAAGCTGGTTTACCAGTGAAATATGCGCTTTATACAGATGAAGGACATGGTTTTGCCAGACCAGAAAATCGGTTGCACTTCTTTGCGATCGCAGAAGAGTTTCTCGCCAAATATTTAGGCGGCAGATTTGAACCTTTGGCAGATATACCCGGTCATTCAGGAATAGTTAATTGA
- a CDS encoding type II toxin-antitoxin system mRNA interferase toxin, RelE/StbE family, which translates to MITVVLASSFKRAFKRLVRRQPELQERIGERLALLTADPFDPLLQTHKLKGKLSGAWACSVDYDCRIVFNFVQNIESGEEEILLIDIGTHNEVY; encoded by the coding sequence GTGATAACTGTAGTTTTGGCATCATCGTTTAAACGAGCATTTAAGCGATTGGTACGACGACAGCCAGAATTACAAGAGCGGATTGGAGAGCGGTTAGCACTACTAACCGCCGATCCATTTGATCCATTGTTGCAGACTCATAAACTTAAAGGCAAACTGTCTGGAGCTTGGGCGTGTTCAGTGGACTATGATTGTCGCATTGTCTTTAACTTCGTGCAAAATATAGAATCTGGGGAAGAAGAAATTTTGCTAATTGATATCGGCACTCATAATGAAGTGTACTGA
- a CDS encoding RNA-directed DNA polymerase — protein sequence MNSRDLIARGYFPKELPPPFNTISLADFVTSGKIAFPRYPKRTAKIYSHNHVRYNSLRRNLGIPNPVFFLEISNLLDTNWSTVNQIIKRSNFSKSKPTHTPHPQRERSISPVLDFYLIPVERAKNRIAGRYILHTDISRFYQSIYTHSIPWAIHGKSLAKQQRNDMTLLGNNLDKILRNSQDGQTLGIPIGPDTSLVIAELILCTTDIELEKRLKSTCNYPFKGFRYSDDYEFVFQNISDAESALSQIQQVLSEFELTINFEKTKILELPCSLDSIWVLELSDYKFSENGLAQMQDIIRYFDKAFQLRNEFPGEPVLKYAVARISKISNLDINNWSLLESLLLQSISIDPSTLRDSLSIIQEKKINKYNINLSLLEEVINFQIYRNAILGHSSEVAWAIWSAMVFNLSINKLATESISKMEDSIVAILALNARKQGQIKESLDISTWEQFLNEDELYGEQWLLCYEANLQGHLSKKVDYVSKDPWFSLLKDNGITFYGSKTPLVIPPNSTSGPSGRF from the coding sequence ATGAATAGCAGAGATTTAATAGCTAGAGGATATTTTCCAAAAGAACTGCCTCCTCCTTTTAATACTATTTCCCTCGCTGACTTTGTTACATCTGGTAAAATAGCTTTTCCACGTTACCCTAAGAGAACTGCAAAAATTTATAGTCATAATCATGTTAGATATAACTCATTAAGAAGAAACTTAGGTATTCCAAACCCAGTATTTTTTTTAGAAATTTCCAATTTATTAGATACTAATTGGTCTACAGTTAATCAAATAATAAAACGTTCCAATTTTTCAAAAAGTAAGCCTACTCATACTCCTCATCCACAACGTGAACGTTCTATTTCGCCTGTACTTGATTTCTACTTAATTCCTGTTGAAAGAGCTAAAAATAGAATAGCCGGACGATATATATTACATACAGATATTTCTCGATTTTATCAATCTATTTACACTCATAGTATTCCCTGGGCAATACATGGAAAATCATTAGCCAAACAACAGAGAAATGATATGACTCTTCTGGGAAATAATCTTGATAAAATTTTGAGAAATAGTCAAGATGGTCAAACACTAGGTATCCCTATTGGCCCAGATACTTCATTAGTCATTGCCGAACTGATACTTTGTACAACAGATATAGAACTAGAAAAGCGATTAAAAAGCACTTGTAACTATCCATTCAAAGGCTTTCGTTATAGTGATGATTATGAGTTTGTATTTCAAAATATTTCAGATGCTGAATCAGCTTTAAGCCAAATTCAACAGGTACTTTCAGAGTTTGAATTAACTATTAACTTTGAGAAAACCAAAATTCTTGAGTTACCATGCTCTTTGGATTCAATATGGGTTTTAGAACTATCTGACTATAAATTTAGCGAAAATGGGCTTGCACAAATGCAAGATATTATTCGTTATTTTGATAAAGCATTTCAACTTAGAAATGAATTCCCTGGGGAACCAGTACTTAAATATGCAGTTGCACGAATTAGTAAGATTAGCAATCTTGATATAAATAATTGGTCTCTTCTTGAAAGTCTTCTCTTACAGTCAATTAGTATTGATCCTAGTACTTTACGTGATTCTCTTTCAATAATTCAAGAAAAGAAAATAAACAAATATAACATTAACTTATCCTTGCTTGAAGAAGTTATTAACTTTCAAATCTACAGAAATGCAATACTTGGACATAGCAGTGAAGTTGCTTGGGCTATCTGGTCAGCAATGGTTTTTAACTTATCAATTAACAAGCTAGCTACAGAGTCTATTTCTAAAATGGAAGATTCTATAGTAGCAATTTTAGCTTTAAATGCACGTAAGCAAGGGCAGATTAAAGAAAGTTTAGATATAAGTACATGGGAACAATTTTTAAATGAAGATGAACTTTATGGTGAGCAATGGCTCCTTTGTTATGAAGCTAATCTACAAGGGCATTTATCTAAAAAAGTCGATTATGTATCAAAAGATCCTTGGTTTTCTCTGCTCAAGGATAATGGCATTACTTTTTATGGAAGTAAGACTCCTTTAGTTATTCCGCCAAACTCTACTAGTGGTCCCTCTGGTAGATTCTGA
- the pheS gene encoding phenylalanine--tRNA ligase subunit alpha, with translation MTSNLEAQLLALRQEGEKAIAAADTLERLEELRVNYLGKKGELGALLRSMGQMSAEERPKIGAIANTVKESLQTSLDQQRAALEAAQIHLQLEAETLDVTMPGIYSPQGRIHPLNGIIDRALDIFVGMGYTVAQGPEMETDYYNFEALNTPPDHPARDMQDTFYLPDGNLLRTHTSSVQIRYMEREEPPIRVVAPGRVYRRDNVDATHSAVFHQIELLAIDEGLTFTDLKGTIKVFLQAIFGDLPIRFRASYFPFTEPSAEVDLQWNGRWLEVMGCGMVDPNVLKSVGYDPEVYTGFAAGFGVERFAMVLHQIDDIRRLYASDLRFLQQF, from the coding sequence ATGACTAGCAATTTAGAAGCTCAACTTTTAGCACTGCGGCAAGAAGGAGAAAAAGCGATCGCAGCCGCCGACACCCTAGAACGTCTGGAAGAACTCAGAGTTAATTATCTGGGTAAAAAAGGGGAACTGGGGGCACTGTTGCGAAGTATGGGGCAGATGAGTGCAGAGGAACGGCCAAAAATTGGAGCGATCGCCAATACAGTCAAAGAATCCCTGCAAACTAGTCTAGACCAGCAACGTGCTGCCTTAGAAGCCGCGCAAATTCACCTCCAGCTAGAGGCGGAAACTCTGGATGTAACTATGCCCGGAATTTACAGCCCCCAAGGTCGCATTCATCCCCTCAACGGCATTATCGACCGGGCACTGGATATCTTTGTTGGTATGGGTTACACCGTGGCTCAAGGGCCAGAAATGGAAACAGATTATTATAATTTTGAGGCTCTTAATACCCCGCCTGACCACCCTGCGCGTGATATGCAGGATACCTTCTATCTGCCAGATGGTAATCTTTTACGTACTCATACCTCGTCAGTGCAAATTCGTTACATGGAAAGAGAAGAACCACCGATTCGGGTCGTGGCTCCAGGGCGAGTTTATCGGCGAGATAATGTAGACGCGACTCACTCGGCTGTTTTCCATCAAATAGAACTTTTAGCTATTGACGAAGGACTAACTTTTACAGACCTCAAGGGCACAATTAAAGTATTTTTACAAGCAATATTTGGCGATTTACCAATTCGCTTCCGCGCCAGTTATTTCCCATTTACTGAACCTTCCGCTGAAGTGGATTTGCAGTGGAATGGTCGCTGGCTGGAGGTAATGGGCTGCGGTATGGTCGATCCAAATGTACTTAAGTCTGTGGGTTATGATCCAGAAGTTTATACAGGGTTTGCTGCCGGTTTTGGTGTAGAACGGTTTGCAATGGTGTTACATCAAATCGATGATATTCGTCGCTTGTATGCTAGCGATTTGCGATTTTTGCAGCAATTTTAG
- a CDS encoding chromate transporter gives MTQEAEDIQKEQEVVSYKVLTPKQQKQRLTELAAVFLRLGAIAFGGPAAHIAMMDNEVVNRRQWMSREKLLDLLGITNLIPGPNSTELAIHIGYERAGWRGLVVAGSCFILPAMLIVWALAAIYARYQTVPQVEWLLYGIKPVIIAIVIQAVWNLGKKAAKDVPTIIAGVAAIIGYLAGLNEILVLILLGIAVMLLKNWQARGHTSGAFLLPISGMLAQVGSTTATVTSVSWINVFVFFLKIGCVLYGSGYVLLAFLQRDLVERNQWLTSQQLLDAVAIGQFTPGPVFTTATFIGYLLAGNAGAIAATIGIFIPSFVLVWVVNPWVPKLRQSPWASGFLDGVNAASLGLMAGVTYALGQAALVDWLTIIMAILSAIAVFRFKINSAWLVLAGGAIGLASHILFG, from the coding sequence GTGACACAAGAAGCTGAGGATATCCAAAAAGAGCAAGAAGTGGTTTCCTATAAAGTTTTGACTCCCAAACAACAAAAGCAGCGATTAACAGAACTGGCGGCGGTGTTTTTGCGGTTGGGGGCGATCGCTTTTGGTGGCCCTGCTGCCCACATCGCCATGATGGACAATGAAGTGGTGAATCGCCGTCAGTGGATGAGCCGGGAGAAACTGCTAGATTTACTGGGAATTACGAATTTGATTCCAGGCCCCAACTCAACAGAATTAGCCATTCACATTGGCTACGAACGAGCCGGATGGCGTGGTTTAGTAGTTGCGGGTAGCTGCTTTATTCTACCTGCGATGTTGATTGTTTGGGCATTAGCCGCCATTTATGCTCGTTATCAAACAGTTCCCCAGGTAGAATGGCTCCTCTATGGAATTAAACCTGTAATTATTGCGATTGTGATTCAGGCTGTGTGGAACTTGGGGAAAAAGGCAGCCAAAGACGTACCGACAATTATTGCCGGGGTGGCTGCGATCATAGGGTATCTAGCTGGATTGAATGAAATTTTAGTGCTGATTTTGCTAGGTATTGCTGTGATGCTACTAAAAAATTGGCAAGCCAGAGGACACACAAGCGGAGCATTCTTGTTACCTATTTCAGGTATGCTGGCGCAGGTTGGGAGTACAACAGCAACAGTGACATCAGTCAGTTGGATTAACGTCTTTGTCTTTTTTCTCAAAATTGGATGTGTTCTCTATGGTAGTGGCTATGTATTGCTGGCATTTCTGCAACGGGATTTAGTCGAGCGCAACCAGTGGTTGACATCACAACAGCTTTTAGATGCCGTAGCGATCGGACAATTTACACCGGGGCCTGTTTTCACCACCGCAACATTTATTGGGTATTTGCTAGCAGGAAATGCTGGAGCGATCGCTGCTACAATCGGCATTTTTATACCATCATTTGTGCTGGTGTGGGTGGTTAATCCTTGGGTTCCTAAGTTGCGTCAATCTCCTTGGGCAAGCGGATTTTTGGATGGTGTAAATGCGGCTTCTTTAGGATTAATGGCAGGAGTCACTTACGCATTGGGACAAGCCGCACTGGTAGATTGGTTAACAATTATCATGGCAATTTTGAGTGCGATCGCTGTGTTTCGATTTAAAATTAATTCAGCCTGGTTGGTGCTAGCAGGAGGAGCGATTGGACTTGCTTCACACATATTATTTGGCTGA